The Parashewanella spongiae genome has a window encoding:
- the acpP gene encoding acyl carrier protein produces the protein MSNIEERVKKIIIEQLGVKEEDVKPAASFVDDLGADSLDTVELVMALEEEFDTEIPDEEAEKITTVQSAIDYVSNNQ, from the coding sequence ATGAGCAACATCGAAGAACGTGTAAAGAAAATCATTATCGAGCAGCTGGGCGTTAAAGAAGAAGACGTTAAACCAGCAGCATCTTTTGTTGACGATTTGGGTGCAGATTCTCTGGACACTGTTGAGTTGGTAATGGCTCTAGAAGAAGAGTTCGATACTGAGATCCCTGATGAAGAAGCTGAAAAGATCACTACTGTTCAGTCAGCGATCGATTACGTTTCTAACAATCAGTAA
- the efp gene encoding elongation factor P, producing MKTAQEIRTGNVIMVDNQPMVVLKTDTHRSGRGAAVVKMKLKNLLQGTGTETAFKAEDKVEDIILDRLDCTYSYFADPMYVFMDEEFNQYDVEAENLGDASPYIVDGMEEVCQVTFYEGKAISVELPNTVVRKVTYTEPAARGDTSGKVMKPATIVGGATITVAEFVKNGDFIEIDPRTGEFKKRV from the coding sequence ATGAAAACAGCTCAGGAAATTCGTACCGGTAACGTAATCATGGTAGACAACCAGCCAATGGTTGTTCTAAAGACTGATACTCACCGTTCAGGGCGCGGTGCAGCAGTGGTTAAGATGAAGCTTAAGAACTTGCTACAAGGTACCGGTACTGAAACTGCGTTTAAAGCTGAAGATAAAGTAGAAGACATCATCTTAGATCGTCTAGATTGTACTTATTCTTATTTCGCAGATCCTATGTATGTGTTCATGGACGAAGAGTTCAACCAATATGACGTAGAAGCAGAAAACTTAGGTGATGCGTCACCATATATCGTCGACGGTATGGAAGAAGTTTGCCAAGTTACTTTCTACGAAGGTAAAGCTATTTCTGTTGAATTGCCAAACACTGTCGTTCGTAAAGTAACGTACACTGAGCCAGCGGCTCGTGGCGATACATCAGGTAAAGTAATGAAACCTGCTACTATTGTTGGTGGTGCGACTATCACTGTTGCTGAATTCGTTAAAAATGGCGACTTTATTGAAATTGACCCACGTACTGGTGAATTTAAAAAACGTGTTTAA
- a CDS encoding FGGY-family carbohydrate kinase, with amino-acid sequence MDKPYLLALDYGTQSVRAILFDTQGALIHKAQISVDPFIKSQKESQSGSAEQHPEYCYAQLVQVVKQLITVNQIDTSLIGSLSITTQRACIILTDDKFKPISPIFMWSDTRLADSNRLSPMSWYFRAAFKIVGMDKRIGFLRRSAKVNFIEQTQPNLIKNADKVALFSGYLIHKMTGVAVDSVASQVAYLPFDYKNLTWAKGNSWRWQALACSQEQMMNLIPAAKIIGKIDKKFCEDTGLNAEIVVATAGGDKACEMFATGSGEVGIANISLGSAACISIGLKRYQESYRYMPPFPSIAENQFMNEIQLERGFWLLSWLIDEFGQEDKLTAAEQRKTVEAYICEKIIDIAPGSDGLLLCPTWSQGVIYPGPEARGSIVGFTPKHTRFHLYRAAIEGVLFTLKSALLRLEKKHNYPVKIVRISGGGSQSEQVLKMAANILNKPVEVIDIAEASALGAAMCAATASGIYDDVYDARKSMMNIDKRINPEREESLKYQQIFKSQSTIYRRVKPILKALVEK; translated from the coding sequence ATGGATAAACCTTACCTATTAGCTCTAGATTACGGTACTCAAAGTGTTCGAGCGATTTTGTTTGATACCCAAGGTGCTTTAATCCATAAGGCTCAAATTTCAGTTGATCCCTTTATTAAGTCTCAGAAAGAAAGCCAATCAGGCTCTGCTGAGCAACATCCTGAATACTGTTATGCTCAACTTGTTCAAGTCGTAAAACAGCTTATCACGGTGAATCAAATTGATACGAGTTTGATCGGTAGCCTGTCAATAACGACTCAGAGAGCTTGCATCATTCTCACAGACGATAAATTTAAACCAATTTCACCGATATTCATGTGGTCCGATACCCGCTTAGCGGACTCGAACCGCTTAAGTCCAATGAGCTGGTATTTTCGAGCAGCGTTTAAAATTGTTGGCATGGACAAACGAATTGGTTTTTTAAGGCGATCAGCAAAAGTAAATTTTATTGAGCAAACGCAACCAAATTTAATAAAAAACGCGGATAAAGTTGCACTATTTAGTGGTTATTTAATCCATAAAATGACAGGTGTGGCTGTTGATAGTGTTGCGAGCCAAGTTGCTTATCTACCATTTGATTACAAAAACCTGACATGGGCAAAAGGCAATAGTTGGCGTTGGCAGGCTTTAGCATGCTCACAAGAACAAATGATGAACTTAATACCTGCAGCAAAAATTATCGGTAAAATTGATAAAAAGTTTTGTGAAGATACAGGCCTTAATGCTGAAATAGTCGTTGCTACTGCAGGTGGTGATAAAGCCTGTGAGATGTTTGCGACAGGCTCTGGTGAGGTTGGTATTGCTAATATCAGTTTGGGTAGTGCAGCTTGTATTAGTATAGGTTTAAAGCGTTACCAAGAGTCTTATCGGTATATGCCGCCATTTCCTTCAATAGCTGAAAACCAATTCATGAATGAAATTCAGTTAGAGCGTGGTTTTTGGCTGCTTAGCTGGCTCATTGATGAGTTTGGTCAGGAAGATAAGTTAACCGCCGCAGAGCAACGTAAGACTGTCGAGGCTTATATTTGCGAGAAGATTATCGACATTGCCCCAGGTTCTGATGGTTTATTGCTGTGCCCGACGTGGTCTCAAGGTGTGATCTATCCAGGTCCAGAAGCTAGAGGTAGTATTGTGGGCTTTACTCCTAAACACACACGTTTCCATTTGTATCGTGCTGCAATAGAAGGTGTTTTGTTTACTCTTAAATCCGCCTTATTACGGCTTGAAAAAAAACATAATTACCCTGTTAAAATAGTCAGAATCAGTGGCGGTGGTAGTCAAAGTGAACAAGTGCTCAAAATGGCAGCAAATATATTAAACAAACCCGTTGAAGTTATTGATATTGCTGAAGCATCAGCTTTAGGTGCTGCCATGTGTGCCGCTACAGCATCTGGCATTTATGATGATGTATATGACGCGAGAAAATCGATGATGAATATTGATAAACGCATTAATCCAGAGCGGGAAGAATCATTAAAGTATCAACAAATATTTAAGTCACAATCGACTATTTACAGACGGGTTAAACCAATTTTAAAAGCATTAGTGGAGAAATAA
- the seqA gene encoding replication initiation negative regulator SeqA, whose product MKYIEVDEELYRYIASKTESIGESASDILRRLLGLKIQTNATERPQAVYKPSLDSEQKAEVVSRAKPEPINFLALFSKPEIKKQKGAVGRFLHVLSCLQQTLPSQFEQVLKIQGRGRLYFATTKEALLEASKSANPKQIADSDYWVITNNNTAKKRAIFVEALVLLGCESEQAESLAENI is encoded by the coding sequence ATGAAATATATCGAGGTAGATGAGGAACTCTATCGCTATATTGCGAGTAAAACAGAAAGTATAGGTGAGAGTGCATCTGACATTTTACGACGTTTACTTGGTTTGAAGATACAGACCAATGCAACTGAGAGACCTCAAGCGGTATATAAACCTAGTTTAGATTCTGAGCAAAAAGCTGAAGTAGTTAGTCGAGCAAAACCAGAACCTATTAACTTTCTGGCTTTATTTAGTAAGCCTGAAATTAAGAAGCAAAAAGGTGCAGTTGGCCGATTTTTGCATGTGCTTTCATGCCTTCAACAGACTTTGCCGAGCCAATTTGAACAAGTGCTAAAAATACAGGGGCGTGGACGACTTTACTTTGCAACCACAAAAGAAGCGTTATTAGAAGCCAGTAAATCTGCAAACCCTAAACAAATAGCGGATAGCGATTATTGGGTTATAACAAACAACAATACCGCAAAAAAACGAGCGATATTTGTAGAAGCATTAGTCTTACTTGGCTGTGAAAGTGAGCAGGCTGAATCCCTTGCTGAAAATATTTAA
- the earP gene encoding elongation factor P maturation arginine rhamnosyltransferase EarP: protein MKNDKSDHWDIFCTVIDNYGDIGVTWRLAKQLHKEFNKNIHLWVDDLTSFGHILPLLDRSLPHQICSGIHIHKWNDQTTQQWVAGEVIIEGFACELPMIIISEMAKQTQQSPLWLNLEYLTAEEWVDNCHALPSTHHLGVNKHFYFPGFSPKTGGLICEKNLLTERALWQQDKSAQQQFLDELNIKIDINSNTQLISIFSYESPALTALCERWVSGKKQTHALVPMGKSLLSILPVFSTDIDTITAGMSLEKGNLTLHTLPMTDQKGYDKLLWTCDINIVRGEDSFLRAQWAAKPFIWHIYPQDENVHIKKLNAFTDRYCEDLDEEYAVTIRKLNLSFNQDNADLTAENWDKLQKQQPHVLEHAKKWPKKALNGSDLATRLVNFAKNR from the coding sequence ATGAAAAACGATAAAAGTGATCATTGGGATATTTTTTGCACTGTCATAGATAACTACGGTGATATCGGTGTTACTTGGCGTTTAGCAAAGCAACTTCACAAGGAATTTAATAAAAATATTCACCTTTGGGTAGATGACCTTACGAGTTTTGGTCATATTTTGCCATTACTCGATAGAAGCCTTCCTCACCAAATATGCTCAGGCATTCACATACATAAGTGGAATGATCAAACAACACAGCAATGGGTTGCAGGCGAAGTAATCATCGAAGGTTTTGCTTGTGAGTTGCCAATGATTATCATCAGCGAAATGGCTAAACAGACTCAACAATCTCCACTATGGTTAAATTTAGAATATTTAACAGCAGAAGAATGGGTCGATAACTGCCATGCCCTACCTTCTACTCATCATTTAGGTGTAAATAAGCACTTCTATTTCCCCGGTTTTAGTCCAAAAACTGGCGGTCTAATTTGTGAGAAAAATTTACTGACTGAACGAGCTTTATGGCAACAAGACAAATCTGCACAACAACAATTTCTTGATGAATTGAACATAAAGATTGATATCAACAGCAACACACAATTGATCAGTATTTTTAGTTACGAAAGCCCCGCCCTCACAGCCCTTTGTGAGCGATGGGTATCAGGTAAGAAACAAACTCACGCACTTGTACCTATGGGAAAAAGCTTGCTCAGTATTTTGCCTGTCTTTTCGACCGACATTGATACCATTACTGCTGGAATGTCGTTAGAAAAAGGAAACTTAACCCTCCACACTCTCCCTATGACAGACCAAAAAGGATATGACAAACTACTTTGGACTTGCGACATAAATATTGTTCGTGGTGAGGACTCTTTCTTACGTGCACAATGGGCAGCAAAACCATTTATTTGGCATATTTACCCACAAGATGAAAACGTTCACATTAAAAAGCTTAATGCATTTACTGATCGTTATTGTGAAGATTTAGATGAAGAGTATGCAGTAACTATCCGTAAACTGAATCTTTCATTTAATCAAGATAATGCTGATCTAACAGCTGAAAATTGGGATAAGCTCCAAAAACAGCAGCCCCATGTATTAGAGCATGCGAAGAAGTGGCCTAAAAAAGCGCTAAATGGCTCAGATTTAGCGACACGACTAGTGAATTTTGCCAAAAACCGCTAA
- the fabF gene encoding beta-ketoacyl-ACP synthase II has product MSKRRVVVTGLGLVTPMGNDVDSTWEALLSGKSGIAPITSFDASELSTRFSGSIKNFDVEKYISKKDARKMDKFIQYGMAASIQAVEDSGLNMSQENLSRVGTAIGAGMGGLPLIEHNHSAMLKGGPRKISPFFVPSTIINMISGHVSIKYGMKGPNFAVTTACTTGVHNIGFAARTIAYGDADVMIAGGAEDVTSPMGVGGFAAAKALSTRNDDPTAASRPWDKDRDGFVIGDGAGMIVMEEYEHAKARGAKIYGELVGFGMSGDAFHMTSPPADGEGAAFAMANAINDAQISLDSIGYINAHGTSTPAGDKAEAAAVKSVFGEQAYNLMVSSTKSMTGHLLGAAGAIEAIFTLLALRDQAVPPTINLESPDEGCDLDFVPHTARDAKLEFALCNSFGFGGTNGSLLFKKS; this is encoded by the coding sequence GTGTCTAAACGTCGCGTAGTAGTTACTGGGTTAGGTCTCGTTACTCCAATGGGAAATGATGTCGATAGTACTTGGGAAGCATTACTTTCTGGAAAAAGCGGTATTGCTCCAATTACATCTTTTGATGCAAGTGAGTTAAGTACTCGTTTTAGTGGCTCTATCAAAAACTTTGATGTAGAGAAATATATTTCAAAGAAAGATGCTCGTAAAATGGATAAATTTATCCAGTACGGCATGGCTGCAAGCATACAAGCTGTTGAAGATTCTGGGCTTAATATGAGTCAAGAAAACCTTAGTAGAGTGGGTACGGCCATCGGTGCGGGTATGGGTGGATTACCACTTATTGAACATAATCATAGTGCAATGCTGAAAGGTGGCCCTCGTAAAATATCACCGTTTTTCGTTCCTAGTACGATTATAAATATGATCTCTGGGCATGTTTCAATTAAATATGGCATGAAAGGTCCTAACTTTGCAGTAACGACAGCTTGTACGACAGGTGTTCATAACATTGGTTTTGCAGCACGTACCATTGCATACGGTGATGCAGATGTGATGATCGCCGGCGGTGCAGAAGACGTCACTTCACCAATGGGCGTTGGCGGTTTCGCAGCAGCAAAAGCACTTTCCACACGTAATGATGACCCAACAGCAGCAAGCCGCCCATGGGATAAAGACAGAGATGGATTTGTCATTGGTGATGGTGCAGGCATGATCGTGATGGAAGAATATGAACATGCTAAAGCTCGTGGTGCGAAGATCTACGGTGAATTAGTTGGTTTTGGTATGAGTGGAGATGCCTTCCACATGACTTCACCTCCAGCTGATGGTGAAGGCGCCGCTTTTGCAATGGCTAATGCCATTAATGATGCACAAATATCATTAGACAGCATTGGTTATATTAATGCACATGGTACGTCTACTCCAGCAGGTGATAAAGCTGAAGCTGCTGCTGTGAAATCTGTATTTGGTGAGCAAGCTTATAACTTAATGGTGAGTTCGACAAAATCAATGACAGGGCATCTACTTGGGGCAGCTGGTGCCATTGAAGCTATCTTTACATTGCTCGCATTACGCGATCAAGCTGTTCCGCCAACCATTAATTTAGAAAGCCCAGATGAAGGTTGCGATCTTGATTTTGTGCCTCACACGGCGCGTGATGCTAAGCTAGAATTCGCTTTGTGTAACTCATTTGGTTTTGGTGGTACTAACGGTTCACTATTGTTTAAAAAGAGTTAA
- a CDS encoding alpha/beta fold hydrolase, producing the protein MNYVVSGQGTAVILLHGLFGNLDNLKTLSNELDTHYQVIRVDLPNHGKSMHTDELTFDDITHELSGIFKKLNLTKAHIVGHSMGGKAALAFALSHPDMCLSITAADIAPSAYPRRHDNVFSGLMSLPLESITDRKSALVHLMQSGIDNPTAQFLLKNLQRDEAGFSWKMNLDGLFDSYENLINWPYQNMQYSGPCLFIRGGDSNYVTEVHRKDILSQFPNTQAKTIAGTGHWLHAQKPAIFNRIVKEFIDTSNTDPLSISSDYHL; encoded by the coding sequence ATGAATTATGTCGTATCCGGCCAAGGAACTGCTGTAATTTTATTGCATGGACTCTTCGGCAATCTAGATAATTTAAAAACCTTATCCAATGAGCTTGATACACATTATCAAGTGATCCGTGTTGATTTACCTAATCACGGCAAGAGTATGCACACCGATGAGCTTACTTTTGACGATATAACCCACGAATTATCAGGAATATTCAAAAAATTAAATCTAACAAAAGCACACATTGTGGGTCATTCAATGGGAGGAAAAGCTGCACTTGCTTTTGCACTTTCTCATCCTGATATGTGCTTAAGCATTACAGCTGCTGATATTGCGCCCTCCGCTTACCCAAGACGTCATGACAATGTATTTTCGGGTTTAATGTCATTGCCACTTGAGAGTATTACCGATAGAAAGTCAGCTCTAGTACATTTGATGCAATCAGGAATTGATAACCCTACGGCTCAATTTTTGCTGAAAAACCTTCAGCGCGATGAAGCAGGTTTCAGCTGGAAAATGAACCTCGACGGCTTATTTGACAGTTATGAAAACTTAATCAATTGGCCTTATCAAAATATGCAGTATTCTGGTCCATGTTTATTTATTCGCGGTGGTGATTCAAATTATGTGACCGAGGTTCACAGAAAAGACATTTTAAGCCAGTTTCCAAATACTCAAGCTAAAACAATCGCAGGTACTGGTCATTGGCTTCACGCACAAAAGCCAGCCATTTTTAATCGAATCGTCAAGGAATTTATCGACACTAGCAATACAGATCCGTTGAGCATTTCATCTGATTACCACTTATGA
- the fldA gene encoding flavodoxin FldA — MATVGLFFGSDTGNTEAIAKMIQKKLGKQMVEVKDIAKSTKEQIADYDLLLFGIPTWYYGEAQCDWDDFFPELEQIDFEDKLVAIFGCGDQEDYAEYFLDAMGMVGDIVSERGGIIVGHWPTEGYDFEASKGLVDDNHFIGLGIDEDRQPELTEERVDAWVKQIHEEMCLAELAD, encoded by the coding sequence ATGGCAACTGTAGGTCTATTTTTCGGCAGTGATACAGGCAATACTGAAGCGATAGCCAAGATGATCCAAAAGAAGCTTGGTAAGCAAATGGTTGAAGTTAAAGATATCGCCAAGAGCACCAAAGAACAAATTGCTGATTACGATCTTCTGCTTTTCGGTATCCCAACATGGTATTACGGCGAGGCTCAATGTGATTGGGACGATTTTTTCCCAGAACTTGAACAAATAGACTTTGAAGATAAACTTGTTGCAATCTTTGGTTGCGGTGATCAAGAAGACTATGCTGAATATTTCCTTGATGCGATGGGTATGGTTGGAGATATTGTGTCAGAGCGTGGTGGTATTATTGTCGGTCACTGGCCAACTGAAGGTTATGATTTCGAAGCCTCTAAAGGTCTTGTTGATGACAATCATTTCATTGGTTTGGGTATTGATGAAGATCGTCAACCAGAGCTTACAGAAGAACGTGTCGATGCTTGGGTTAAACAGATCCATGAAGAAATGTGTTTAGCTGAGCTAGCTGATTAA
- a CDS encoding DUF2788 domain-containing protein → MLAQNMEQLEAVGLNLFFAAIFFFIGMAIHDVLKQGKVPKYGRYIVWLVLFLGCTGFIAKGMIQFFWESSGIG, encoded by the coding sequence ATGTTGGCTCAAAACATGGAACAACTTGAAGCTGTCGGGCTTAACTTGTTTTTTGCTGCGATTTTTTTCTTTATCGGCATGGCCATTCATGATGTCCTAAAGCAAGGTAAAGTACCTAAATATGGTCGCTATATTGTGTGGCTGGTACTGTTTTTAGGCTGTACAGGGTTTATTGCTAAAGGCATGATTCAATTCTTTTGGGAATCATCAGGAATTGGTTGA
- the pgm gene encoding phosphoglucomutase (alpha-D-glucose-1,6-bisphosphate-dependent), with product MSINKRAGLVAQQKDLVNIPRLISHYYRINPDVVYSEQKVSFGTSGHRGTSLLASFNQHHIWAIVQAVVDYRYLNGITGPIFLGMDTHALSHPAFISAMEVLVANQVNVIAQKDESYTPTPVVSHAILSANKQFEAENSKLCADGLIITPSHNPPQDGGIKYNPPHGGPAGSDITSWIEQRANDYLKSNLDGIKITEYASALSTQYVEWRDLINPYVEDLENVIDMKAIADKKVRIGVDPLGGSGIYYWEPIAKKYDLDIALVNDKVDPAFGFMTLDKDGKIRMDCSSPFSMKGLLSHQENFDICIGNDPDFDRHGIVCPSFGLMNPNHYLAVAIDYLLNHRIKWAKSLSIGKTLVSSAMIDRICKHNQSHLLEVPVGFKWFVEGLSNSTIAFGGEESAGAAFLRHDGTTWCTDKDGFILGLLAAEIYAITGKTPAQRYQELEQQFGQSFYQRVDSPIDLEKKAKFATLSTEKFSADELAGEQIIDVLTHASGNGAAIGGIKIITENAWFAARPSGTEALFKLYAESFISESHLQQVISEANQMIEVALLNG from the coding sequence GTGTCAATAAATAAACGTGCAGGATTGGTTGCACAGCAAAAGGATTTAGTAAACATCCCAAGATTAATTAGTCATTATTATAGAATTAATCCAGATGTGGTTTACTCTGAGCAAAAAGTAAGCTTTGGTACATCAGGGCATAGAGGTACATCACTTTTAGCAAGTTTTAATCAACATCATATTTGGGCTATTGTTCAAGCTGTTGTTGATTACAGGTATTTAAATGGCATTACTGGGCCGATATTTCTTGGAATGGATACGCATGCACTGTCTCATCCTGCATTCATTTCCGCAATGGAAGTACTGGTTGCGAATCAAGTAAATGTGATTGCCCAAAAAGATGAAAGCTACACTCCTACTCCTGTAGTTTCTCATGCTATTTTGTCGGCAAATAAACAATTTGAAGCGGAAAATTCAAAGTTATGTGCTGATGGACTAATCATCACACCTTCCCATAATCCACCACAAGATGGCGGCATCAAATACAATCCACCTCATGGCGGCCCAGCAGGTTCTGATATTACAAGTTGGATTGAGCAGCGAGCAAACGATTATCTAAAATCGAATTTAGACGGCATCAAGATCACTGAATATGCCAGTGCGTTATCAACGCAGTATGTAGAATGGCGTGACTTGATCAACCCTTATGTCGAGGATCTTGAAAATGTCATTGATATGAAAGCGATTGCAGATAAAAAAGTGAGGATTGGTGTAGATCCGCTTGGTGGTTCTGGTATTTATTATTGGGAGCCCATCGCCAAGAAATATGACCTTGATATTGCGTTAGTCAACGACAAAGTCGATCCTGCCTTTGGTTTTATGACACTTGATAAAGATGGGAAAATCCGTATGGATTGTTCATCTCCATTTTCAATGAAAGGGTTATTGTCCCATCAAGAAAATTTCGATATTTGCATTGGCAACGATCCTGACTTTGATCGTCATGGTATTGTTTGTCCTAGCTTTGGTTTAATGAATCCGAACCATTATTTAGCTGTTGCCATCGATTATTTATTAAATCATAGAATAAAATGGGCAAAAAGCCTGTCTATAGGTAAGACGCTGGTTTCCAGTGCGATGATTGACCGAATTTGCAAACATAACCAGAGTCATTTACTTGAAGTGCCTGTGGGTTTTAAATGGTTTGTAGAAGGTTTGTCAAATAGCACCATTGCATTTGGTGGTGAAGAAAGTGCTGGCGCGGCTTTTTTACGTCATGACGGTACAACTTGGTGTACAGATAAAGATGGCTTTATTTTAGGTTTACTTGCTGCAGAAATTTATGCGATTACTGGCAAAACACCCGCACAAAGATACCAAGAATTGGAGCAGCAATTTGGTCAGAGCTTTTATCAACGAGTAGACAGTCCAATTGATCTTGAAAAAAAGGCCAAGTTTGCGACATTATCTACTGAGAAGTTTAGCGCTGATGAATTAGCAGGTGAACAAATTATTGATGTACTGACACATGCTTCAGGTAATGGTGCTGCAATCGGCGGAATTAAGATAATTACTGAAAACGCGTGGTTTGCAGCAAGGCCATCTGGCACAGAAGCTTTATTTAAGTTGTATGCTGAAAGTTTTATATCAGAGTCGCATTTGCAGCAAGTTATTTCAGAAGCCAACCAAATGATCGAGGTAGCTCTTTTAAATGGCTAG
- the ybfE gene encoding LexA regulated protein: protein MAKEQADRTTIDLFATEKRRGRPRSNPLSRDEQLRVNKRNQILRDKANGLKRVELKVSQNLYDALTEQASANKISRSQLIESMLLAHFES from the coding sequence ATGGCTAAAGAACAAGCAGACAGAACAACAATTGACCTTTTCGCCACTGAAAAACGTAGAGGAAGACCAAGGTCTAATCCTCTTTCACGTGATGAACAATTAAGGGTTAATAAGAGGAATCAAATCCTCCGAGACAAAGCAAACGGCTTAAAGAGAGTTGAGCTAAAGGTGTCTCAGAATTTATATGATGCGCTAACAGAACAAGCATCAGCGAATAAAATCAGTCGCAGTCAACTTATCGAGTCAATGCTCCTAGCGCATTTCGAAAGTTAA
- a CDS encoding acyl-CoA thioesterase, with product MEGNERQTTLRFLAEPADVNFGGKVHGGAVMKWIDLAAYACGAQWSGKYCITAYAGGIRFVEPIYVGNMIEVKAKVLYTGRTSMHIGIEVRAGDPKETERYLKTHCLVIMVAVDANGKSTPIPQWEPQTEEDIKLRESAIRLMEMRKKIGEEMESYVHEA from the coding sequence ATGGAAGGCAATGAAAGACAAACAACGTTACGCTTCTTAGCAGAGCCTGCTGATGTTAATTTTGGCGGTAAAGTTCATGGTGGGGCGGTAATGAAGTGGATCGACTTGGCTGCCTACGCATGCGGAGCCCAATGGAGCGGTAAATACTGCATCACCGCTTACGCGGGCGGTATTCGTTTTGTAGAGCCCATTTACGTTGGCAATATGATCGAAGTAAAAGCAAAAGTCTTATATACAGGCCGTACTTCAATGCATATTGGTATCGAAGTAAGAGCAGGCGACCCTAAAGAAACTGAACGTTATTTAAAAACTCATTGTTTAGTGATTATGGTAGCTGTAGATGCTAATGGTAAATCAACCCCAATACCGCAATGGGAGCCTCAAACAGAAGAAGACATTAAGCTTCGAGAGTCGGCAATTCGCTTAATGGAAATGCGTAAAAAAATTGGCGAAGAAATGGAATCTTATGTGCATGAAGCATAA
- a CDS encoding NAD(P)-dependent oxidoreductase: protein MAKVAFIGLGVMGYPMAGHLQKNGHEVTVYNRTSSKAEKWVAEFGGQYELTPRATAKGQDIVFTCVGNDDDLRQVILGDGSNGVIAGMSIGSILIDHTTASAEVARELSLILSKAQIDFMDAPVSGGQAGAENGQLTVMMGGEQSIFDKAKPVIDAFARCAELLGPVGSGQLAKMVNQICIAGVVQGLAEGLNFAKRAGLDGEKVVEVISKGAAQSWQMENRYKTMLNNEYDFGFAVDWMRKDLGIALDEARKNGSALPLTAMVDQYYADVQNIGGHRWDTSSLMARLEQFNK from the coding sequence ATGGCTAAAGTAGCATTTATTGGCTTGGGCGTAATGGGTTACCCGATGGCAGGGCATTTACAAAAAAATGGTCACGAAGTTACAGTTTATAACCGCACTAGTTCTAAAGCTGAAAAGTGGGTTGCTGAATTTGGTGGTCAATATGAACTAACACCCAGAGCGACTGCAAAAGGACAAGATATTGTGTTTACCTGCGTGGGGAATGACGACGATTTACGACAAGTCATCCTTGGCGATGGTAGCAATGGTGTAATAGCAGGCATGAGTATAGGGAGTATTCTCATTGATCACACTACGGCTTCAGCAGAAGTGGCACGTGAATTATCACTAATATTATCGAAAGCCCAAATTGATTTTATGGATGCACCCGTTTCAGGTGGGCAAGCAGGCGCGGAAAACGGGCAGTTAACAGTGATGATGGGGGGGGAACAATCCATATTTGATAAAGCTAAACCTGTCATCGACGCATTTGCGCGGTGCGCGGAATTACTTGGCCCTGTTGGATCAGGTCAATTAGCTAAAATGGTGAATCAAATCTGTATTGCTGGGGTGGTTCAAGGGCTCGCGGAAGGGCTTAATTTTGCTAAACGTGCAGGGCTAGACGGCGAAAAAGTTGTGGAAGTTATCAGCAAAGGTGCAGCGCAGAGTTGGCAAATGGAGAATCGTTACAAGACCATGCTCAATAATGAATATGATTTTGGTTTTGCTGTCGACTGGATGAGAAAAGATCTAGGTATTGCTTTAGATGAAGCGCGGAAAAATGGCAGCGCATTGCCGCTTACTGCAATGGTTGATCAATATTATGCTGACGTTCAAAATATCGGTGGTCATCGCTGGGATACTTCAAGCCTCATGGCAAGATTAGAACAGTTCAATAAATAA